A part of Haliotis asinina isolate JCU_RB_2024 chromosome 10, JCU_Hal_asi_v2, whole genome shotgun sequence genomic DNA contains:
- the LOC137297926 gene encoding uncharacterized protein, giving the protein MYEGVKYDDVKHETMMYYGVMYEDVKYDDVKHETMMYHGVMYEDVKYDDVKHETMMYYGVMYEDVKYDDVKHETMMYSGVMYEDVKYDDVKHETMMYYGVMYEDVKYDDVKHEIMMYSGVMYEDVKYDDVKHETMMYSGVMYEDVKYDDVKHETMMYYGVMYEDVKYDDVKHETMMYYGVMYEDVKYNDVKHETMMYYGVMYEDVKYEFMMYSGVMYEYVKYETVMY; this is encoded by the coding sequence ATGTACGAAGGTGTGAAGTAcgatgatgtgaaacatgaaactATGATGTACTACGGCGTGATGTACGAAGATGTGAAGTAcgatgatgtgaaacatgaaactATGATGTACCACGGCGTGATGTACGAAGATGTGAAGTAcgatgatgtgaaacatgaaactATGATGTACTACGGCGTGATGTACGAAGATGTGAAGTAcgatgatgtgaaacatgaaactATGATGTACTCCGGCGTGATGTACGAAGATGTGAAGTAcgatgatgtgaaacatgaaactATGATGTACTACGGCGTGATGTACGAAGATGTGAAGTAcgatgatgtgaaacatgaaattATGATGTACTCCGGCGTGATGTACGAAGATGTGAAGTAcgatgatgtgaaacatgaaactATGATGTACTCCGGCGTGATGTACGAAGATGTGAAGTAcgatgatgtgaaacatgaaactATGATGTACTACGGCGTGATGTACGAAGATGTGAAGTAcgatgatgtgaaacatgaaactATGATGTACTACGGCGTGATGTACGAAGATGTGAAGTacaatgatgtgaaacatgaaactATGATGTACTACGGCGTGATGTACGAAGATGTGAAGTACGAATTTATGATGTACTCCGGCGTGATGTACGAATATGTGAAGTATGAAACTGTGATGTACTAA